A region of Myxococcus stipitatus DSM 14675 DNA encodes the following proteins:
- a CDS encoding Tad domain-containing protein has protein sequence MFTQILRQSFRRQEGQALILAALMVLVMSIAVLTTVNIGHTVHERVRLQNTADAGAYSMAAMEARAFNFYAYANRTQVSHYVSAMMWHSLISVIYGAEAFFTDLYGFMKTLNPCAGKRKKLWIILCPIIEVIPYIGPVIKAINKIITLYKTAFLQPLQRILKAVNPDKWLGKYVVPAHRVFNGAMYFTSQAVMMSAATHVLQTTQGVLDANDKNLNSMASQLITGGYSTCLFSQAHSEAAGGKPLMVNSWKNPFGALDVKARAANDPIARAKRSMGGITNATRYSCDRNSGGACPERFITSRRLGDILPLPDALGFIRDMLNNGVNAPGLFEFQKMGQTRMLSTTFPSAKNLVDQGRSPHNYIRDWNDNLNPWGMMAQGDNMGADDLYWLKLGPAEVDVVVGKADNPLSCNNKDPYTRCFGDNRKGLGDNSRSKLPYMRMFKPSVWALNNNDSEGVNGGVHWRVHYPQNSENWRRHKAPKGPERQVGVHEEKVCVLELVGGCWFKVSVYTANVRPAQDGNHPWGGVTPFMHFEPGQYGGYCNPAAEANMGQMASREQDFNQPTAWLYLNKSPEDVVNRANTDGTGTNAPALLNEQGKVKFALTPDSEGLDMLNKRKKFLSLLEGMNVISRGQSYYHRPGNWTEQPNFFNPYWRPRLASVFQGRHQLPVVGQMIDALPSSLQGFGPKVITH, from the coding sequence ATGTTCACTCAAATCCTCCGCCAGAGCTTCCGTCGTCAGGAGGGCCAGGCCCTCATCCTGGCCGCGCTGATGGTGCTGGTCATGTCCATCGCCGTGCTGACCACGGTCAACATCGGCCACACCGTTCACGAGCGCGTGCGTCTGCAGAACACCGCGGATGCCGGCGCGTACTCCATGGCGGCCATGGAGGCGCGCGCGTTCAACTTCTACGCGTATGCCAACCGCACGCAGGTGTCTCACTACGTGTCGGCGATGATGTGGCACTCGCTCATCTCCGTCATCTACGGAGCGGAGGCGTTCTTCACGGACCTCTACGGGTTCATGAAGACACTCAATCCGTGCGCGGGCAAACGCAAGAAGCTGTGGATCATCTTGTGTCCCATCATCGAGGTGATTCCGTACATCGGGCCCGTCATCAAGGCCATCAACAAGATCATCACGCTGTACAAGACGGCGTTCCTCCAGCCGCTCCAGCGGATCTTGAAGGCGGTCAATCCAGACAAGTGGCTGGGGAAATACGTCGTGCCAGCACATCGTGTGTTCAACGGCGCCATGTATTTCACGTCACAAGCCGTGATGATGTCCGCGGCCACGCACGTGCTGCAGACGACGCAGGGCGTGTTGGATGCGAACGACAAGAACCTCAACTCGATGGCGAGCCAGCTCATCACGGGCGGCTATAGCACTTGCCTCTTCAGTCAGGCGCACAGTGAGGCCGCGGGTGGAAAGCCGTTGATGGTGAACTCATGGAAGAATCCCTTCGGCGCGCTGGATGTGAAGGCCCGCGCGGCGAATGACCCGATTGCCCGCGCCAAGCGCTCCATGGGCGGCATCACCAACGCCACCCGCTACTCGTGTGACCGCAACTCTGGTGGCGCGTGCCCGGAGCGCTTCATCACGTCTCGCCGTCTGGGAGACATCCTGCCGCTGCCAGATGCGCTCGGCTTCATTCGAGACATGCTCAACAACGGCGTGAATGCTCCTGGCCTGTTCGAGTTCCAGAAGATGGGGCAGACGCGCATGCTCTCGACGACCTTCCCGTCGGCGAAGAACCTGGTGGACCAGGGGCGCTCTCCGCACAACTACATTCGTGACTGGAACGACAACCTCAACCCCTGGGGCATGATGGCGCAGGGCGACAACATGGGCGCGGACGACTTGTACTGGCTCAAGCTGGGGCCGGCCGAGGTCGACGTGGTCGTGGGCAAGGCGGACAACCCGCTGTCATGCAACAACAAGGACCCGTATACCCGCTGCTTCGGCGACAACCGCAAGGGGCTCGGCGACAACTCGCGCTCCAAGTTGCCCTACATGCGCATGTTCAAGCCGAGTGTCTGGGCGCTGAACAACAACGACTCCGAGGGCGTCAACGGCGGAGTCCACTGGCGCGTCCACTACCCGCAGAACAGCGAGAACTGGCGCCGGCACAAGGCTCCCAAGGGGCCCGAGCGTCAGGTGGGTGTCCACGAAGAGAAGGTCTGCGTTCTGGAGCTCGTCGGGGGATGTTGGTTCAAGGTGAGCGTCTACACGGCCAACGTGCGCCCGGCCCAGGATGGCAATCATCCCTGGGGTGGCGTGACGCCATTCATGCACTTCGAGCCGGGTCAGTACGGTGGGTACTGCAACCCCGCGGCGGAGGCGAACATGGGCCAGATGGCCAGTCGCGAGCAGGACTTCAACCAACCCACTGCGTGGCTGTATCTCAACAAGTCGCCCGAAGACGTCGTGAACCGTGCGAACACGGACGGCACGGGGACCAATGCGCCGGCGCTCCTGAATGAGCAAGGCAAGGTGAAGTTCGCGCTCACGCCTGACTCCGAGGGGCTGGACATGCTGAACAAGCGCAAGAAGTTCCTCAGCCTCCTCGAGGGAATGAACGTCATTTCTCGCGGACAGAGCTACTACCACCGCCCTGGCAACTGGACCGAGCAGCCCAACTTCTTCAATCCGTACTGGCGCCCTCGCCTGGCGTCCGTGTTCCAGGGCCGCCATCAGCTTCCGGTGGTCGGACAGATGATTGATGCGCTGCCGAGCTCTCTCCAGGGCTTCGGCCCGAAGGTCATCACGCATTGA
- a CDS encoding TadE/TadG family type IV pilus assembly protein — translation MGMEQEGRSRGTASRQSGQAAVEAAMIMPLAVFMTLGIIQLTLIQHAKLMTEYAAYQAARAGIVWNGNNERMHDAAIIALLPTLGRTDDLGNLAKTFAIHQIYDSAMRTLNFGGGRVPRTVNGSNLFGLIRVDTVNPAYFTPIDTIWKLRSGYNWQELDFDGADSFPEVPSLENNIRKFFNLPEPDSSELVYRKATRLTIRLRYFYEMKIPFANWIIFTAWYASQSNVALRGAIDRATLDPRANMMADGNISGLVARARGIEHEQGYDSLYAPEMWVLWGLATGSIPLVSSLVGKRYFMPLTATYTMRMQSNFHRKWVMHLNPDWGL, via the coding sequence ATGGGAATGGAACAGGAAGGGCGGTCGCGGGGGACCGCCAGCCGGCAATCCGGTCAGGCGGCGGTCGAAGCGGCGATGATCATGCCGCTCGCGGTGTTCATGACGCTGGGCATCATCCAGCTCACGTTGATTCAGCATGCGAAGCTGATGACGGAGTACGCCGCGTACCAGGCGGCGCGTGCCGGAATCGTTTGGAACGGCAACAACGAGCGCATGCATGACGCGGCCATCATCGCGCTGCTGCCGACGTTGGGCCGCACCGATGACCTCGGCAACTTGGCGAAGACCTTCGCCATCCATCAAATCTACGACTCGGCCATGCGCACGCTGAACTTCGGCGGCGGCCGGGTGCCTCGCACGGTGAACGGCTCGAACCTGTTCGGCCTCATCCGCGTGGACACCGTCAACCCGGCGTACTTCACGCCCATCGACACCATCTGGAAGCTGCGGAGCGGCTACAACTGGCAGGAGCTGGACTTCGACGGGGCGGACAGCTTCCCGGAAGTACCCTCGCTCGAGAACAACATCCGCAAGTTCTTCAACCTCCCGGAGCCGGACAGCTCGGAGCTCGTGTATCGCAAGGCGACGCGGCTCACCATCCGGCTGCGCTACTTCTACGAGATGAAGATCCCGTTCGCGAACTGGATCATCTTCACCGCGTGGTACGCGTCCCAGTCGAACGTGGCGCTGCGAGGCGCCATCGACCGGGCCACGCTGGACCCGCGCGCCAACATGATGGCGGACGGCAACATCTCCGGCCTCGTGGCACGTGCGAGAGGCATCGAGCACGAGCAGGGCTACGACTCACTCTACGCTCCCGAGATGTGGGTTCTCTGGGGGCTTGCCACCGGAAGCATCCCGCTGGTCTCCAGCCTCGTGGGCAAGCGGTACTTCATGCCGCTGACGGCGACCTACACCATGCGCATGCAGTCCAACTTCCACCGGAAGTGGGTCATGCACCTCAACCCCGACTGGGGCCTGTAA
- a CDS encoding anti-sigma factor family protein, translated as MKPQNVHAHEDRLLDFVYGELPVSEAQAVESHLQGCPRCTQTLNEIRGVRVTMAQLSEEPAPDAGLESLLAYAQQSARRAAAGPVPQPSRWRRWLLPVVGLASAGTLSVLTFMAVSPDLTRPHLSSVEAKQVAEAPVSPPPTGGVAAPPTTVAPVAKAPAQALADANQYGGDKDSMLFAKESARAEGAEAERAQGWEEEGSGGGVGTRRRADELKAQAPSVQKASREKAPSRKAPDLDGEAPFKSAPAAAVAMPPPPASPPRETLRLGGGGSKQESSRAEALGGAAKSWDEAPGAPALESVTEPLARGGVVASAPAPVEQAVGRVNKTEETPPEPLETAKALPSRAQRSRQPVAKKAKGEVALEARAAPAAELPQESDDQAGPAPRRSVEELSRQAQEARRTGNRAQEVSLLRLALEAGATGSMRMDLLNRVCDAELALGRRGEGVAACQQVLAESPGSQAAQAARRRLSDDPVSAEPENAKDAKPAE; from the coding sequence ATGAAGCCGCAGAACGTCCACGCGCATGAGGACCGTCTCCTCGACTTCGTCTACGGCGAGCTGCCCGTCTCGGAGGCCCAGGCGGTGGAGTCTCACCTGCAAGGGTGCCCCCGCTGCACGCAGACGCTGAACGAGATTCGAGGTGTGCGCGTCACCATGGCGCAGCTCTCCGAGGAGCCCGCGCCAGACGCGGGGCTCGAGTCGCTGCTGGCCTATGCGCAGCAGTCCGCGCGCCGCGCCGCCGCCGGGCCCGTGCCCCAGCCCTCGCGCTGGCGCCGTTGGTTGTTGCCCGTGGTCGGGCTTGCCTCCGCGGGCACCTTGAGTGTGCTGACCTTCATGGCCGTGTCGCCAGACCTGACGCGGCCTCACCTGTCCTCCGTGGAGGCGAAGCAGGTGGCGGAGGCGCCTGTGTCGCCGCCTCCAACGGGCGGAGTCGCCGCCCCGCCCACGACCGTGGCTCCTGTCGCCAAGGCGCCTGCACAAGCCCTGGCGGATGCGAATCAGTACGGTGGCGACAAGGACTCGATGTTGTTCGCGAAGGAATCCGCGCGCGCTGAAGGCGCGGAGGCGGAGCGCGCGCAAGGCTGGGAGGAGGAGGGCAGTGGCGGTGGGGTAGGGACCCGTCGCCGCGCGGATGAGCTGAAGGCCCAGGCTCCTTCCGTCCAGAAGGCGAGCCGGGAGAAGGCCCCCAGCCGCAAGGCGCCGGACCTGGATGGCGAGGCCCCTTTCAAGAGCGCGCCCGCGGCCGCGGTGGCCATGCCTCCGCCGCCCGCGAGTCCTCCTCGAGAGACGCTGCGGCTGGGTGGTGGTGGCTCGAAGCAGGAGTCCTCCCGGGCCGAGGCGCTGGGGGGAGCGGCGAAGTCCTGGGACGAAGCGCCCGGTGCGCCCGCCTTGGAGTCTGTCACCGAGCCCTTGGCCCGAGGCGGCGTGGTGGCCAGTGCGCCCGCGCCCGTGGAGCAGGCCGTGGGGCGCGTCAACAAGACGGAGGAGACGCCCCCAGAGCCGCTCGAGACAGCGAAGGCGCTGCCCTCACGCGCCCAGAGGTCACGTCAGCCCGTGGCGAAGAAGGCGAAGGGGGAGGTCGCCCTGGAGGCGCGCGCCGCTCCAGCCGCTGAGCTCCCACAGGAGTCGGATGACCAGGCGGGCCCGGCTCCGAGGCGGAGCGTCGAGGAGTTGTCCCGCCAGGCCCAGGAAGCCCGCCGCACGGGCAACCGGGCTCAAGAGGTGAGTCTGCTCAGACTCGCGCTTGAAGCGGGAGCAACTGGGTCCATGCGTATGGACTTGCTCAACCGCGTGTGTGATGCCGAGCTGGCCTTGGGGCGTCGCGGCGAGGGTGTCGCAGCTTGTCAACAAGTATTGGCGGAGTCGCCGGGGTCTCAAGCTGCCCAGGCGGCACGGCGGCGCTTGAGTGACGACCCTGTTTCAGCCGAGCCAGAGAACGCGAAGGACGCCAAGCCCGCCGAGTAA
- a CDS encoding RNA polymerase sigma factor, with product MLGPETSDERLMLAFQAGDARAFEALVRRHRTPVFNFILRFVGQRARAEDVLQETWLKVVRSAGEYQAKARFTTWVYTIARNLCVDSARKESYRQAASLESPVKGENGEEGRALADALPDSGASPERGAFNARLRPLLERALATLPEEQREVFILREYSGIPFKDIAEVTGVSENTVKSRMRYALDGLRRRLAELGVDGDLAEDGRTVVG from the coding sequence GTGTTGGGACCGGAGACCTCAGACGAGCGGCTGATGCTCGCCTTCCAGGCGGGGGACGCTCGTGCGTTCGAGGCGTTGGTGCGCAGGCACAGGACACCGGTCTTCAACTTCATCCTGCGCTTCGTCGGCCAGCGCGCACGGGCGGAGGACGTGCTGCAAGAGACGTGGCTGAAGGTCGTACGCAGCGCTGGCGAATACCAGGCGAAGGCCCGGTTCACGACTTGGGTCTACACCATCGCGAGGAACCTCTGTGTGGACAGCGCGCGCAAAGAAAGCTACCGCCAGGCCGCGTCCCTGGAGTCGCCGGTGAAGGGTGAGAATGGCGAGGAGGGGCGCGCCTTGGCGGATGCCCTGCCGGATTCGGGAGCCAGCCCGGAGCGAGGTGCCTTCAACGCGCGCCTGCGCCCGCTGCTGGAGCGCGCCTTGGCGACCCTGCCGGAGGAGCAGCGCGAGGTGTTCATCCTTCGTGAGTACAGCGGCATTCCGTTCAAGGACATCGCGGAGGTGACGGGCGTCTCCGAGAACACGGTGAAGAGCCGGATGCGGTACGCGCTCGACGGTTTGCGCCGCCGACTCGCGGAGCTGGGCGTGGATGGCGACCTCGCCGAGGATGGAAGGACGGTGGTGGGATGA
- a CDS encoding DUF2085 domain-containing protein: MFWLSHHHPDEYNRTYLLGGVRVCARCLGTYPVLLASMVGLLAARAPLKWEWDVPVVLLLTLPALGDWAVGRFRPASGSNIVRTATGVLLGLALGRSLQVHVQRPLPTVLLAQAALVTVVALPVILATYRKPRPD, translated from the coding sequence GTGTTCTGGCTCAGTCACCATCACCCGGATGAGTACAACCGCACGTACCTGCTCGGTGGCGTGCGGGTGTGCGCGCGCTGCCTGGGGACGTACCCGGTGCTGTTGGCCTCGATGGTGGGGTTGCTCGCCGCGCGGGCTCCGCTGAAGTGGGAGTGGGACGTGCCGGTGGTGCTGCTCCTCACGCTTCCCGCGCTGGGGGACTGGGCGGTGGGGCGCTTTCGCCCGGCCTCGGGCTCCAACATCGTGCGGACGGCGACGGGCGTCCTGCTGGGCCTGGCGCTTGGCCGCTCCCTCCAGGTCCATGTCCAGCGGCCCCTGCCGACGGTGCTGCTGGCCCAGGCCGCATTGGTGACAGTCGTCGCGCTCCCTGTCATTCTCGCCACTTACCGGAAGCCACGACCGGATTAG
- a CDS encoding ABC transporter ATP-binding protein, whose protein sequence is MSSEPLLQARNVAVHFPVRGGWLQRARGAVKAVDGISLDVFRGETLGLVGESGCGKSTLGRALLRLVDPTAGSVHFDGQELTGLSQRQLRPLRRRMQFVFQDPYASLNPRMTVRDILGEPFDIHGLARGPGEREREVASLLDAMGLPREALGRYPHEFSGGQRQRLGIARAIALRPDLVVADEPISALDVSIQAQIVNLLVDLQRERGLTYVFIAHDLNIVEHMSTRVAVMYLGRIVELAPARVLYSRPRHPYTQALLAAVPVPDPGKTRTRVLVPGEPPSPLAPPPGCTFHPRCPLAMERCRRESPPLYALPDGHSAACFLAEDASRQSPPAPQSGGTDGVLAQSPSPG, encoded by the coding sequence ATGAGCTCGGAGCCGCTGCTTCAGGCCCGGAATGTCGCGGTCCACTTCCCCGTGCGTGGAGGCTGGCTGCAGCGCGCGCGTGGCGCGGTGAAGGCCGTGGATGGCATCAGCCTGGACGTGTTCCGGGGCGAGACGCTGGGCCTGGTGGGGGAGAGTGGCTGCGGCAAGAGCACGCTGGGCCGCGCGTTGCTTCGGCTGGTGGACCCCACCGCGGGCTCCGTCCACTTCGATGGGCAGGAGCTCACGGGGTTGTCCCAGCGGCAACTGCGGCCGCTTCGTCGGCGCATGCAGTTCGTCTTCCAGGACCCGTATGCGTCGCTCAACCCGCGGATGACGGTGCGCGACATCCTGGGCGAGCCCTTCGACATCCACGGCCTCGCGCGCGGGCCGGGCGAGCGGGAGCGGGAGGTCGCGTCGCTGCTGGATGCGATGGGCCTTCCTCGCGAGGCGCTCGGGCGCTATCCGCACGAGTTCTCCGGTGGGCAGCGCCAGCGGCTGGGCATCGCCCGCGCCATCGCCTTGCGCCCGGACCTGGTGGTGGCCGACGAGCCCATCAGCGCGCTCGACGTCTCCATCCAGGCCCAGATCGTCAACCTGCTCGTGGACCTGCAGCGCGAGCGGGGCCTCACCTACGTCTTCATCGCGCACGACCTGAACATCGTCGAGCACATGTCCACCCGCGTGGCGGTCATGTACCTGGGGCGCATCGTGGAGCTGGCGCCCGCGCGGGTGCTGTACAGCCGTCCTCGCCATCCCTACACCCAGGCGCTGCTCGCGGCGGTGCCGGTGCCGGACCCGGGGAAGACGCGCACGCGCGTGTTGGTGCCGGGGGAGCCGCCGTCTCCGCTCGCGCCGCCTCCGGGGTGTACGTTCCATCCGCGCTGTCCGCTCGCCATGGAGCGATGCCGGCGCGAGTCCCCGCCGCTCTACGCTCTGCCGGATGGGCACTCCGCCGCGTGCTTCCTCGCGGAAGATGCGTCCCGGCAGTCCCCACCCGCGCCTCAATCCGGAGGGACCGACGGTGTTCTGGCTCAGTCACCATCACCCGGATGA